The Betta splendens chromosome 4, fBetSpl5.4, whole genome shotgun sequence genome contains a region encoding:
- the dr1 gene encoding protein Dr1, whose product MASSSGNDDDLTIPRAAINKMIKETLPNVRVANDARELVVNCCTEFIHLISSEANEICNKSEKKTISPEHVINALESLGFASYITEVKDVLQECKTVALKRRKASSRLENLGIPEEELLRQQQELFAKARQQQAEIAQQEWLQMQQAAQQAQMAAASASTAQQVGSSQDEDEEDDM is encoded by the exons ATGGCTTCTTCATCTGGAAATGACGACGACCTCACCATCCCCAGGGCAGCTATCAACAAGATGATTAAAGAAACGCTCCCAAACGTACGAGTGGCAAACGATGCCAGGGAACTTGTGGTTAACTGTTGTACGGAGTTCATACACCTCATATCTTCAGAAGCCAACGAAATATGCAACAAGTCTGAAAAGAAGACAATTTCCCCGGAGCACGTTATCAACG CTCTGGAGAGTCTCGGTTTCGCGTCGTACATCACGGAGGTGAAAGACGTCCTGCAGGAGTGTAAAACCGTCGCTCTCAAGCGGAGGAAGGCCAGCTCTCGACTGGAGAACCTGGGCATCCCAGAGGAAGAGCTCCTCAGACAACAGCAGGAATTGTTTGCAAAG gcacggcagcagcaggcagagatCGCACAGCAGGAGTGGTTGCAGATGCAGCAGGCCGCTCAGCAGGCGCAGATGGCCGCAGCATCCGCCAGCACTGCCCAGCAGGTCGGCTCCTCTCAGGACGAAGACGAAGAGGATGATATGTGA